In the Theobroma cacao cultivar B97-61/B2 chromosome 1, Criollo_cocoa_genome_V2, whole genome shotgun sequence genome, one interval contains:
- the LOC18613370 gene encoding DNA repair helicase XPD isoform X1, which yields MKFQIEDVTVYFPYDHIYPEQYSYMIELKRALDAKGHCLLEMPTGTGKTIALLSLITSYSLSKPQSPIKLIYCTRTVHEMEKTLAELKLLHNYQIKHLGPQARILAIGLSSRKNLCVNPTVLAAENRDSVDAGCRKLTASWVRAMAAENPNVPTCQFFENYEKAASAAVLPPGVYTLQDLRAFGKEKGWCPYFLARHMVQFANVVVYSYQYLLDPKVAGIISKEMQKESVVVFDEAHNIDNVCIEALSVSVRRQTLEGATRNLNRISQEIDRFKATDASRLRSEYNRLVEGLALRGNLPITDTWLSNPALPDDILKEAVPGNIRRAEHFLHVLRRLVQYLRGRLETDNVEKESPVGFVASISSHAGIDQKTLKFCYDRLHSLMLTLEITDTDEFLHIQTICDFATLIGTYARGFSIIIEPFDERMPHIPDPVLQLSCHDASLAIKPVFDRFQSVVITSGTLSPIDLYPRLLNFHPVVSHSFTMSLTRDCICPMVLTRGSDQLPVSTKFDMRSDPGVVRNYGKLLLEMVSVVPDGIVCFFVSYSYMDGIINTWNDSGILKEIMQHKLVFIETQDVVETTLALDNYRRACDCGRGAVFFSVARGKVAEGIDFDRHYGRLVIMFGVPFQYTLSKILLARLEYLRDTFQIKEGDFLTFDALRQAAQCVGRVIRSKADYGMMIFADKRYSRHDKRSKLPSWILSHLRDANLNLSTDMALHIAREFLRKMAQPYDKTGGSDRKTLLSQEDLEKMGDGSVHEMLY from the exons ATGAAGTTCCAAATCGAAGACGTCACAGTCTACTTCCCCTATGACCACATCTACCCTGAACAATACTCTTACATGATCGAACTGAAGCGAGCCCTAGACGCCAAAGGTCATTGCCTTCTCGAAATGCCTACGGGCACCGGCAAAACCATCGCCTTACTCTCTCTCATCACCAGCTACTCTCTCTCCAAACCCCAAAGCCCCATCAAGCTCATTTACTGTACCCGCACTGTCCACGAGATGGAAAAAACCTTGGCCGAATTGAAGCTTTTGCACAATTACCAGATTAAGCATTTGGGTCCTCAAGCTAGGATTCTTGCCATCGGGCTTTCTTCGAGGAAGAATTTGTGCGTGAACCCGACGGTTTTAGCGGCCGAGAATCGGGATTCGGTGGATGCCGGCTGTAGGAAGCTCACGGCGAGTTGGGTTCGAGCCATGGCGGCGGAGAATCCCAATGTGCCTACATGTCAGTTTTTTGAGAATTATGAGAAGGCCGCTTCTGCGGCCGTGTTACCACCCGGTGTGTATACCCTTCAG GACTTGAGGGCGTTTGGGAAGGAGAAAGGGTGGTGTCCGTACTTTTTGGCGAGACATATGGTACAGTTTGCAAATGTGGTTGTTTATAGCTATCAGTATTTGCTTGATCCAAAAGTGGCTGGGATTATATCCAAGGAAATGCAGAAGGAGTCTGTTGTGGTGTTTGATGAGGCACATAATATTGACAATGTGTGTATCGAAGCACTTAGTGTTAGTGTTAGAAGACAGACACTTGAAGGAGCTACCAGGAATCTTAATCGGATAAGTCAAGAGATTGATAG GTTCAAGGCCACTGATGCAAGCAGACTGCGTTCTGAATACAACCGACTTGTAGAGGGTTTGGCACTGAGAGGAAACCTACCTA TCACTGACACCTGGCTTTCAAATCCTGCCTTGCCTGATGATATTCTAAAGGAAGCTGTGCCTGGAAATATCCGTCGAGCTGAGCACTTTTTGCATGTTCTACGTAGATTGGTTCAGTATCTGAGAGGGCGACTGGAAACTGACAATGTTGAGAAAGAAAGCCCAGTTGGCTTTGTTGCCTCTATTAGTAGTCATGCTGGAATTGACCAGAAAACATTGAAGTTTTGTTACGACCGTCTGCATTCACTCATGTTGACTCTAGAAATAACTGACACAGATGAGTTCTTACACATCCAAACAATATGTGACTTTGCCACTCTTATAGGCACTTATGCCCGTGGGTTTTCAATTATTATTGAACCTTTTGATGAAAGGATGCCACATATTCCAGATCCTGTCTTGCAG CTTAGCTGTCATGATGCTTCTCTTGCCATAAAGCCTGTGTTTGACCGATTCCAATCAGTTGTTATTACATCTGGCACGCTTAGCCCGATTGATCTGTATCCACGCCTTCTTAATTTCCATCCAGTTGTTAGTCATAGCTTTACAATGTCCCTGACAAGAGATTGCATATGTCCAATGGTTCTCACACGTGGAAG TGATCAACTTCCTGTCAGTACCAAATTTGATATGAGAAGCGATCCTGGTGTTGTGAGGAATTATGGCAAGCTCTTGCTGGAGATGGTCTCTGTCGTCCCTGATGGAATTGTATGTTTTTTTGTCAGTTATTCCTACATGGATGGAATTATCAACACTTGGAATGATAGTGGAATTTTGAAG GAGATAATGCAACATAAGCTTGTCTTCATTGAGACGCAAGATGTTGTAGAAACCACATTGGCTCTTGACAATTATCGCAGGGCTTGTGATTGTGGAAGAGGTgcagtttttttttctgttgcCAG GGGAAAGGTTGCTGAAGGTATAGATTTTGATCGACATTATGGCAGACTGGTAATCATGTTTGGTGTTCCTTTCCAGTATACGTTGAGCAA AATATTGCTGGCAAGGTTGGAGTACTTACGAGATACATTCCAGATAAAGGAAGGAgattttcttacttttgatGCCTTG AGGCAAGCTGCTCAATGTGTCGGTCGAGTTATCCGTTCAAAGGCTGATTATGGGATGATGATATTTGCTGATAAAAG GTACAGCCGACATGATAAGCGCTCAAAATTGCCAAGTTGGATACTGTCTCACTTACGAGATGCAAACCTGAATTTGAGCACTGACATGGCACTGCATATAGCAAGAGAG TTCCTTAGAAAAATGGCTCAACCTTATGACAAGACCGGTGGCAGTGATAGGAAGACCTTACTGTCACAAGAGGATTTGGAGAAGATGGGTGATGGAAGCGTGCATGAAATGTTGTATTAA
- the LOC18613370 gene encoding DNA repair helicase XPD isoform X2, which yields MPAVGSSRRVGFEPWRRRIPMCLHVSFLRIMRRPLLRPCYHPDLRAFGKEKGWCPYFLARHMVQFANVVVYSYQYLLDPKVAGIISKEMQKESVVVFDEAHNIDNVCIEALSVSVRRQTLEGATRNLNRISQEIDRFKATDASRLRSEYNRLVEGLALRGNLPITDTWLSNPALPDDILKEAVPGNIRRAEHFLHVLRRLVQYLRGRLETDNVEKESPVGFVASISSHAGIDQKTLKFCYDRLHSLMLTLEITDTDEFLHIQTICDFATLIGTYARGFSIIIEPFDERMPHIPDPVLQLSCHDASLAIKPVFDRFQSVVITSGTLSPIDLYPRLLNFHPVVSHSFTMSLTRDCICPMVLTRGSDQLPVSTKFDMRSDPGVVRNYGKLLLEMVSVVPDGIVCFFVSYSYMDGIINTWNDSGILKEIMQHKLVFIETQDVVETTLALDNYRRACDCGRGAVFFSVARGKVAEGIDFDRHYGRLVIMFGVPFQYTLSKILLARLEYLRDTFQIKEGDFLTFDALRQAAQCVGRVIRSKADYGMMIFADKRYSRHDKRSKLPSWILSHLRDANLNLSTDMALHIAREFLRKMAQPYDKTGGSDRKTLLSQEDLEKMGDGSVHEMLY from the exons ATGCCGGCTGTAGGAAGCTCACGGCGAGTTGGGTTCGAGCCATGGCGGCGGAGAATCCCAATGTGCCTACATGTCAGTTTTTTGAGAATTATGAGAAGGCCGCTTCTGCGGCCGTGTTACCACCCG GACTTGAGGGCGTTTGGGAAGGAGAAAGGGTGGTGTCCGTACTTTTTGGCGAGACATATGGTACAGTTTGCAAATGTGGTTGTTTATAGCTATCAGTATTTGCTTGATCCAAAAGTGGCTGGGATTATATCCAAGGAAATGCAGAAGGAGTCTGTTGTGGTGTTTGATGAGGCACATAATATTGACAATGTGTGTATCGAAGCACTTAGTGTTAGTGTTAGAAGACAGACACTTGAAGGAGCTACCAGGAATCTTAATCGGATAAGTCAAGAGATTGATAG GTTCAAGGCCACTGATGCAAGCAGACTGCGTTCTGAATACAACCGACTTGTAGAGGGTTTGGCACTGAGAGGAAACCTACCTA TCACTGACACCTGGCTTTCAAATCCTGCCTTGCCTGATGATATTCTAAAGGAAGCTGTGCCTGGAAATATCCGTCGAGCTGAGCACTTTTTGCATGTTCTACGTAGATTGGTTCAGTATCTGAGAGGGCGACTGGAAACTGACAATGTTGAGAAAGAAAGCCCAGTTGGCTTTGTTGCCTCTATTAGTAGTCATGCTGGAATTGACCAGAAAACATTGAAGTTTTGTTACGACCGTCTGCATTCACTCATGTTGACTCTAGAAATAACTGACACAGATGAGTTCTTACACATCCAAACAATATGTGACTTTGCCACTCTTATAGGCACTTATGCCCGTGGGTTTTCAATTATTATTGAACCTTTTGATGAAAGGATGCCACATATTCCAGATCCTGTCTTGCAG CTTAGCTGTCATGATGCTTCTCTTGCCATAAAGCCTGTGTTTGACCGATTCCAATCAGTTGTTATTACATCTGGCACGCTTAGCCCGATTGATCTGTATCCACGCCTTCTTAATTTCCATCCAGTTGTTAGTCATAGCTTTACAATGTCCCTGACAAGAGATTGCATATGTCCAATGGTTCTCACACGTGGAAG TGATCAACTTCCTGTCAGTACCAAATTTGATATGAGAAGCGATCCTGGTGTTGTGAGGAATTATGGCAAGCTCTTGCTGGAGATGGTCTCTGTCGTCCCTGATGGAATTGTATGTTTTTTTGTCAGTTATTCCTACATGGATGGAATTATCAACACTTGGAATGATAGTGGAATTTTGAAG GAGATAATGCAACATAAGCTTGTCTTCATTGAGACGCAAGATGTTGTAGAAACCACATTGGCTCTTGACAATTATCGCAGGGCTTGTGATTGTGGAAGAGGTgcagtttttttttctgttgcCAG GGGAAAGGTTGCTGAAGGTATAGATTTTGATCGACATTATGGCAGACTGGTAATCATGTTTGGTGTTCCTTTCCAGTATACGTTGAGCAA AATATTGCTGGCAAGGTTGGAGTACTTACGAGATACATTCCAGATAAAGGAAGGAgattttcttacttttgatGCCTTG AGGCAAGCTGCTCAATGTGTCGGTCGAGTTATCCGTTCAAAGGCTGATTATGGGATGATGATATTTGCTGATAAAAG GTACAGCCGACATGATAAGCGCTCAAAATTGCCAAGTTGGATACTGTCTCACTTACGAGATGCAAACCTGAATTTGAGCACTGACATGGCACTGCATATAGCAAGAGAG TTCCTTAGAAAAATGGCTCAACCTTATGACAAGACCGGTGGCAGTGATAGGAAGACCTTACTGTCACAAGAGGATTTGGAGAAGATGGGTGATGGAAGCGTGCATGAAATGTTGTATTAA